A stretch of the Bacillus anthracis str. Vollum genome encodes the following:
- a CDS encoding MerR family transcriptional regulator, giving the protein MYRIGQLALMAHVSKRTIDYYTNLGILKAERSQSNYRYYDETAFETLQFIEKCKEMHMPLCEIKEKIEEKKKLLGINEHVSKQVNEVTDHIHRLEAELTELKPLLDGLTDSQREKISKSLSGQTTALIQTLALLL; this is encoded by the coding sequence GTGTATCGAATCGGACAGTTGGCTCTCATGGCTCACGTGTCGAAACGAACGATTGATTATTATACGAATCTAGGTATCTTAAAAGCGGAGCGATCTCAATCTAATTATCGCTATTACGACGAAACAGCATTTGAGACATTACAATTTATTGAGAAGTGCAAAGAAATGCATATGCCGCTTTGTGAGATTAAAGAGAAAATCGAGGAGAAGAAGAAGCTGCTCGGTATCAATGAACACGTTTCGAAACAAGTGAATGAAGTGACAGACCATATTCATCGATTAGAAGCAGAGTTAACGGAATTAAAGCCGCTTTTAGATGGATTGACTGATTCACAACGTGAAAAAATATCGAAATCTTTATCTGGTCAAACGACAGCTTTAATACAGACACTTGCTCTATTATTATAG